The sequence tatttacaccaTCGTGCACGCGACTAAGCTGCATTAAATTTCTGTCTACACTTAAACATGTAcaacaaatgttttttaatgtgaACTCAGAAGTATCTTCCATGATACTCagcttaactttttatttatttctgtactTAATTAAGTATAATGTTATGAATCAaaatttgtttacgttttaatgtttttttttttttttttcgtttactcttattttaatgtcttgtgttatatttttataaacaaaaagaatgatatatagtttaaaatatacacttttaattaaatccttTCATTTAAATCAGATACGCTCAGTATCAGGTactgtttatatacatatttttctgtCTGAATTCTGAATTTctgatatatacattaaatttgacaatagataaatgttaaatttgaaGGAAAATATGTTGCCAGGTTATAAATGTTACACTAATTaagacatatattatttttttatagcgaattattctttattaattatttagttttatgtaccgtgtatatcctatataatatatttacggtgtcgttaataaaataaatttatgacatttttttttttatttacaatattataaatagatttgaaataaaatttataaaatacattatatttgctgaaactactataaaaatagtaaatctcAAATAGGagactttatatttagtatatatttatatttaaataaggtgCTAcctctcttttattttaaatcttatcaaGTCTTATAGTATAGGTTAGTCTGGATAAAAAAATgtcacacaaataaaataaaaaaataaaccatctACTGGATGACCTACctcaaatgaatttattttattaatcttaacaaataaattttaatttatctgagAGGTTTAAGTtccgccatttttattttatcttgtttaaaaaataactcgatttctttttgtgttttattattagtttccggcaaataaatgtataaatgaaCTGTACATAAACTAAACGctataaagtaaaacaaaaatgtgcCGTGTACACCGAAAGTCGCAAGAATCGATGGTGTTAATTTAACCACCGCTGAGAAAAAAACTGCAAATGTTAGCCCGGTTatcatatatgaatataattgaaATCGAAGGGGAATAAATTCACCATAAATAGACAAACATAAGATCATTGGCCCACAACTTATTGATACTGTATATATAGCCAATAAacctattgttatatatttattttcggtTACAATTGAAAACCTAATAAGATACAAATATATCGATATcatcaataagaaaaaaacagcGATAAATGATGACGACATGTACAAAGTTCGGCGTCTTAAgacttttgataaatatgaacCGACATACATGCCGAAAACTGAAACACCGTCTAAAATCAACATAGCTATGTAGGCGGTGGCTGTATCATTTGTTATGGTCTTGAAAAtatccaatatatataaaaaacatacgaCTTTTCCCGATAAATGATACTGGATAACTGttgacatacataataatataggcTTGTAAAACTCTTTGTCtttaagcattttaaaaaaatttacctCGTTCTGTCTATCGTTGTACCACGATATCAAATCCTGTAATTTCTTTTCTGAATGCACATTGTAACCGTATAACCATCTATACGAAGTTTTACATTCTTCAAACCTGTCTTTACTTGCCAACCAAGATGGTGACTCGGGCCAAAATACAATACTGTACGTATATATCGAACAAAAGAAACCGACTATAGCaatatttttccaataaaaGTATGTACCGATCGCATTAGCAACCCATACTCCCCAAAAGAAACACGCCGATTTGATTGACAAAAATAACCCACGATATTTGGTCGATGCATATTCCGTTGTCATAAGGATTCGGATCGTTATATTTCCACCGTAAAGAAACCCTTGTAGGACTTCAGAAATCAGGATGTGATACGGATTTTGGCTGTAGTAGAGGATCACAAATATAGCCGTCGAGCATACAGCTGCTAACAATTGTGGTAGCTTCCTGCCATAGCGGCTCGTGAAAATCGGTAAGATAATAATCCAGGGGTACATGGCGAAGCTGCTTGTTGAATCTGgaattaaaataatgcaattcTAACTGGTTATTAAAAGTCTCAATGTTAGTCAAGTTGATGCCGAATTAAaagtagataaaaataaaaatacatttacgcTAAGGACTTAAATATATCATCCTCcccccttatcccaatttaatttcaaatcaaatcaaatcaaatcaaaaactctttatttggacatacacattgtacaaatcataaaataaaataaaaaatatacaaaatgacaaaaaacaggAAAGAATGTGATGCCCAAATTGGTAAACCACTCAGCTTGTGTTGAAACCATTGTTAAATGAGCTTCAACGCTGGTATTCTGTGGTCGCCAGTAGCTACGTCACGTCATAGGTAGCGAAAAAAATAAGTGATAAAGTAATTTGGGGTCAGCATGTCTTCCTCTtacatacttctctgtctgacgtcatctcacaagtaacattaattCCAAATGacttaggtatatatgtataattccaaattttatataactactaGCTATTACCCGCTTCGTTGggcattaaaaacaaatattgtttatataaggtaattaatacaaaattaatgttaaaattttttgcttttatatatagcCTATCATTTGCGTAATCACATGTTCTTActatatacctattttataaagatcAGTTCAAACGTTCTAGAGTTATAACGGGacatacaaacagacacacagacaaaaatttcaaaaatggtaAAACTTATGTCAGTGaatcataaaacgaatattcGTGACGAAATTCGTCAAAGAAATATTAccgtacagacagacagacagacagactctacagatttatatagtagtatagatATACAAAGATTGTACAAATTATGACCGCATCGAATGGTGACAAGAATCCTAGTGCCATTTCCCGTTGAATGGTAATTCTAATTCTCTTGAGCGCTTCCAGTAATCAATGGAGGCAATGAGACAAGATATTTTTCAGGCATAcactcaattaataaataaacatataaataataaataaatattggacaacatcacatacattactctgatcccaatgtaagtagctaaagcacttgtgttatggaaatcagaagtaacgacggtaccacagacacccagacccaagacaacatagaaaactaattaactttttctacatcgactcggccgggaatcgaacccgggacctcagagtggcgtacccatgaaaaccggtgcacacactactcgaccacggaggtcgtcaatataaTATGACAATTGGATTATCTTATATAAGATATGGTAAGACTATTCATATGGGACTACCTACCAGTCcctaattttaaaacgtttagtgttgtaatataagTAGCTCGATATCGGCATGTTTTTAACTACTTCTACAATAAAAGTTgtcgatatacatattttaatatagttaaacatttatgatataaaaatagttttctttttttttataaattatacttacaaaGCCAAGAACCCATTTCGTCGTCGATGATAATTGTTGAGTTTGATTCTCTTCTTATCTGTGGTATAAATACTGTAGGTGCGCCGACACACAGGCCTGCCATAAAATACTGCACCCATATCGTACTTGCTATGaatgtctaaaaatataaataatatgtatcatgtaccgaaaaattaataattacaaagtgtctgtataatatatatatatagtatatataatacagacaCTTACATAATACACACATACTACAACAATACTGTCGTGTCAGTCGAAGAATTACAATAGTTCGGTTTAGATTTGGTCTCATTCGCCACTTGTTTGAAATGTCGTTCCAAAATAcctatgttatatacataagttatttttaatttatttacaacgatATATGCGaccttttttctatttttaagttagaaaatcGATTAAGTTTTACCTATTATCTAAACATGTTCTTtgagaaatattatttgaaactgCCAATAAACTAGTTCcggtttttttgtttttcataatcGGGAATTTCCatcgaatatatatttgttagaaCTAGCTCttcaaaacataaacataaacatatttgcTCATCGCCTCAGACTATACAAAACGCTAATTCGACCTCTGGGCGTGTGATGGTGAGCTGATACTGGAGAGTATCAGCTCcgtccatttgaccgtatccaacgcagagcggctcgaattatccaCGATCACGCCCTTTCCGATTTgtttgatcctttggctttgcgtagagatgttggatcactctgcatcttctaccgattTTTTACGGGGAATGATCcaaggaattgtttggattaatcccgattgctaaatttcaccttcggacatctcgtcaataTTCCAAGTTTCATTCGCACAACTTATATGTCCGAAAtacacaacagcgcgatttttaagacattttctgccacGCACAACTAGTTTGTGGACCcactttcgccggcggtttttccaaacCGATACGATTTGGGAATCTTTAAGAACGTATAACTCATTccataaaggccggcaacgcacctgcaagccccggtgttgcagatttccatgggcggtggtaatcaatTTCCAttagatgagcctcctgctcgtttgtcacctatgagataaataaaaaaataaaataaaaaatcttacctGTTTCAAAATGGATTGAATTGATTCATTTTCATCCTCCTCACAGTCAGGATCATTTCTCACTTCTTCGTATTGACAGGAactcattttcaaatttaaatatttttattaccgcCAGTTTTTATTACGGCACGATACGATCGCACAAAACTTAACGTAGATCtgattaataactaattttttttttttttgatatgtTGAGAAAATATTTGGCAACGGTTGTaggatattataatatcaatatttattcagtAATCGTTTTTCAGTTCTGACTATCAACCCACAACTGCAACTACAATGTTTTGATAGCTGAAATTTGCaacaaagattatttaatacGGCAACGaaacatactttatataatttaatttaaccttgTACGAAATGTAGCCGAAGGATGTCGCGATGTTTGATAGTACACCACATCAAAAAGTAATCATCCCAAGAGAGAGTATAAAATGTACTAATTTGATATCTATAATCTGTCTCGTTAGTTAAAAGTAACGAAGTTTATTTGACTTGTtcgaaataaaacatactaaataataaaattaattcgtatacattacaaacattatcagcctgtaaatttcccaccaagggctaaggcatcctctcccttcgaaggctccaatacgggttagaAGATACACATATGAcacatttcctcacgatgtttttctttaccgccgagcacgaaatgaattataaatacaaattaaccacatgaagATTCAatggcgcttgcctgggtttgaatcgcaatcatcggttaaagtgcacgcgttctaaccactaggtcatctcggctcacacACTAATGTGTATATACACTTATACACTTATACACTTTATGGATTAATATATTGTCGGCTCCGTGTgtctaatgtaaaatttaaataaattgagatacatatatttgatgtttaatttaataaaaacatcgaAAAAACGAATCCCGGTTAAGGACTTTAATCAGCTAGAATCATTGAACTACTTACTGCTAattgtatgttaatttttatatctaaatggAATGTATAGCAACTAAATATTAGTATACGTGCCAGATGGAGATTTTGATAGAAGAgagaataaatcaataaatattggacaccatcacatacattactccgctcccaatgtaagtagctaaagcacttgtgttatggaaaatcagaagtaacgacggtaccacataaacccagacccaagataacgtagaaaactaatgaactttttctacatcgactcagtcgggaatcgaaccagggacgtcggagtggcgtacccatgaaaaacgTTGTACACACTTCTCGATCACGGAggtacttcgccaatgcgccaccaccctTAGGAATTATACGTCGTGCCAAGTAAAGGAGAACATCGTGGTTAATAATCTAAAAGTATTGGATGAAGAACAGCTATAACACATAAATTAATCTTCCACAATACCTCGAAATCGTTCTCATTgccattgaataaattatagaagTAAGCACATACTCAACGACGTTAAGTAAATAATCCATATTTGAAGATATTTGTGTCGagcaaaaattacaataaaatgacGTTCAACAGATGTTTTTAATAAGCTTAAACACACAAATATCTTGGTATTTCTCCTTGCTAATAATTTAAGGTAATTTAATTGTACGATTCAAGAAGAAGATTTTACTTTACGAATtgccttttaaattttaagtaattagttCTATACATTAATTGAAactgttattttgtatttttgtcctctatgtatttaataacaattccgAATGAGACGAAACATTAGTGAATTGTTGTTGAAACCCAAAGAACCGGTGTCTTTTGGTTCGTTGCATCCGTATGTTTGATctccaaattaattattataagtagctTCTTAATAAGAGCTTCTTGTTCTAACGgtattatttggtggtagagtttttGTGTAAGGCCGTCTGGGTATttatcacccactcatcggctgttctgccgccaaacagcaatttgtACTTAGTATACTGTtatgttccgctttgaaggttgagggagtggtgaccacttaacatcaggttgcTCATTTTTCCATAtctattacgtaaaaaaattaacgttttGAAGCCGGTGAAACCACATATTCGATAAGTCCATGTTGTTAAAAGAACCAACTTCATATCTCACTCGTAACCAGATTTACTGACAtgctattttgatacgtatatccatgaaatgttatcattattgtaatcagtttCAAATAACGTTTTCTGACATTTCATAATGGTCTTTCGCGatgagttttgagtttgtttttatagaaaAGCTTTAGAGGATCATATACCCTTAATCAGCGATAAAGTTTTATTCATACTAGCTATAGAGATGAGTAAAAACTATAACTATTGCTTAATACttggttatatataataaattcgtcAGTGTTATTACAAGCAGAAGCAGGTGCCATTTTTTATCCCATGATTGAAGGCGTATTGATGTTGTAAAGAGCAGTTTATTCTATTACCAAGTCCTATATACATGGGAGAAAGTACGCTGACCATTTGGTGGTCCATATACTCCGCATTCCctagataaataaaaagaagataAAATCAAATCCACTACACTggagatatatataattatttggacATTTATAAGAAGAGAGTTATAAATATTCCATACTAAATTAACACGAAATCAAAGCAAAAAAAACAACTGCCTAGATGATCCAGTAGGACACGAGCATCTTACACGATATACAAGCATATCTGTTCATGTGAATCAGTTCTagcaataattaaatcatcacaAACTCGAGAATTCACCAAAATGTACTGTTGTACACTTAGTAAGTGTACACTATCTCCATTGGAAGAGAAAACACacctaatattgtaaattttcttataaataaatgtttagtgacattaacgttttttatttactattaataatataatattaaaaatatatttatactgtttCGTGACTAGTTCTCACGgagaacaataaaaaataatatgtaataaatataagctaaaaattatatttaattattgtttataatacttttagtcAGTAGAATGAAAAGGATAGGATAGAAAATAGGCTGTTCggatttaatatacaaatcttATATGTTTGGGATCAATTCGcagtagtatataatatatatacttaaaatatatatatagatgatacGTGGATACCACCGTACAATAGGCACCAAtgaggcgccgtaagaaatattaaatcgtcaatgcgccaccaatgttgggaactaagatgtcctttATGCGTGCAGTTACGCTGTACCAGCGTTACTATCGCCAATGGAGACGAGAAGACGATgtgttacattattaataaaggctattaactatttatctagaatccaagtgtttcaactgcgacataaacatatataaaacaagagACGACTTTTTACATTGTTTGTTTTTCGGTCTGTAGATTCAGacttttaaatcgtttaatCCTAACGTTATATGATTAcacgaaattataattttatttttacacaatttcGGACTTCAATAAGTAATGAgatttaatattgtgtattgttACAGACTTTTAATATTGATTCTTAACATAACTTGTTAACTGAAAACTATATGATATTCATGTAGTATATATCAAATGATTttcatattgattaaaaaaatatttattttacacctaCTGCGTAATTGTGCCATACTTGCGACTACTACGTAGAACATTGTGATGAATAATCTCAAAAGCTTAgcatatttaaaacatgtaCATTAGATATCGGGGAGATTTGAATTTTACCGATAgtaactttgattttatttttctttttgggaTAGGCAGTAGTATGTGTATATTGTTCCTAATAACTTTTATGAAACCATTTAAATTATCGTtaacatagtttttttatttagaattacaatttacaataaaaaaaaatggctttttataagtatattatgacAGTGTTAATTCATTTGGTTTGgctcaatactaaaaatattatattataaatagcatGAATACTGCCGCGTATGGCGATTACttttatcgaaattatataaataacggtttttgataaaatttgaataaaaaatttatccTAATTACTACCTTTTTCGATCGTATTacatgtacatttttaaatgtattttactaaTCAAACAAAATTGCAATCCATGTGtcctatatttaatttttaaattcaaaggcAACTataattcaacattttaaaaaagatgCTGAAAAAGGCATgtcaattataacaaaatttaagatATGACTCgataataacattattgttaatatcgatttttacatacattcatTCAATACACAATACACACATCACTAAGCCGTATATTGTAGTTACTAGTTATGTACGTCACTATTGTGATGACAACAATCGAGGTCgtaaacaaagataaaaaaagataatgttaagttgaataaaatatttcaaatagtaaATACTATGGATGAAAACCATGAAGCCGTGATACATAGCATTTGTTGCACTTGTTTAAGCGTCGATAGAAAATTAACACAACTCTGTCGAGTTGAAAATGGTgtcaattgtttgttttttctacTTTCTCACGACTCGGAGGCTTATcaggtataatttttttttattctagtactCTTAAGGGGTCTTTATACGCAGCTTATATGTCGGCTCCATCGTTACACGCTAAGGTATATTTcacaaaccaataaaaaaaaagtcttattgcatttgttttatacatacgtattatttaaattagtaattattagatattctaccgccaaacagcagtactcagtattgttgtgttccggtttgaagggtgagtgagccagtgtaactacaggcacatgggacataacattttagttcccaaggttggtggcgcattggtgatgtaaggaatggttaatatttcttataacgccatTGTGTCGCcattgggcggtggtgaccacttaccatcaggtggcccatttgcacgtccgcccaccgatatcataaaaaaaaaattaatgatttaaatttgttaaatactaTCGTTGTTATGTTttggtaattattattcattgaatAGTACTAATATTCGCAAAGTGGCCGAAATTAATTGATGCGTCCACTTTCCaaactacataaatatctaaAGGAAGTCTTTCAAATCTTTTTAATGCTAGTTTAAATTAACAGGCAATGTTCCAAAAGGGAGCTGTTGATCTGCATATCTGCTGGGAGTGCCGCGCTCTGATGCATAGATTCTGCAAGTTCAGGGACCAGGCCTGCATCGCTCAGAAGCAGCTGTCCAGCATCACTGACGGGAGACATGaagtaattgataaaataaaattttacaatatttgatcAGTAATGACTTTGtcgataaattcaaatcaaatcaaaatatttttaaatatattttatacattacttGTTACTTGGTTAGTGGTCACTCGatgctacaggcacaagggacatcttagtccccaaggttggtgatgcattggcgatgtaagatatgtttaatattattctcaGTGCCAATGTCCATGGtcattggtgaccacttacaaaaCAGGTGGTCCAATTTGCAAATAACCAAcccattacataaatatttcaacttcaTAGAATCCATGTACTAAATCCATGATAATGCTCGACTCagtctaattttaattaaaatattttgatttggttgAATGTAGAAATGATGGACCGAAGATTGGCATTGTTCCATTTCACTCTCTCATTCATCACCTCCAGTCACAGATATATTATCTATGTGTCACACAATCCATGCTTGTGGTTGTTGCCTGACGTCCTCCCCCTTACCTTCTATCAATACTGATTCGCTCTGACATTGgcaaaataatctgtgccctctcaGCAAAAACAttactgataaaaatatattttcagataaAAATGCAGAATACCCTATCAAAATTATCACAATATCACCGAGACACG comes from Vanessa atalanta chromosome 30, ilVanAtal1.2, whole genome shotgun sequence and encodes:
- the LOC125075214 gene encoding facilitated trehalose transporter Tret1-like — protein: MSSCQYEEVRNDPDCEEDENESIQSILKQTFIASTIWVQYFMAGLCVGAPTVFIPQIRRESNSTIIIDDEMGSWLYSTSSFAMYPWIIILPIFTSRYGRKLPQLLAAVCSTAIFVILYYSQNPYHILISEVLQGFLYGGNITIRILMTTEYASTKYRGLFLSIKSACFFWGVWVANAIGTYFYWKNIAIVGFFCSIYTYSIVFWPESPSWLASKDRFEECKTSYRWLYGYNVHSEKKLQDLISWYNDRQNEVNFFKMLKDKEFYKPILLCMSTVIQYHLSGKVVCFLYILDIFKTITNDTATAYIAMLILDGVSVFGMYVGSYLSKVLRRRTLYMSSSFIAVFFLLMISIYLYLIRFSIVTENKYITIGLLAIYTVSISCGPMILCLSIYGEFIPLRFQLYSYMITGLTFAVFFSAVVKLTPSILATFGVHGTFLFYFIAFSLCTVHLYIYLPETNNKTQKEIELF